The proteins below are encoded in one region of Rana temporaria chromosome 2, aRanTem1.1, whole genome shotgun sequence:
- the RPL21 gene encoding 60S ribosomal protein L21, translating to MTNTRGKRRGTRYMFSRPFRKHGPVPLSTYMRIYKKGDIVDIKGTGTIQKGMPHKCYHGKTGRIYNVTQHAVGIIVNKQVKGKILAKRINVRVEHIRHSKSRDSFLQRVKENERKKKEAKENGTWVELKRQPAQPSEAHFVRTFGKEPELLEPIPYEFMA from the exons ATGACGAACACAAGAGGCAAGAGGAGAGGAACCCGTTATATGTTCTCTAGACCCTTCCGCAAGCATG GTCCGGTGCCACTGTCAACTTATATGCGCATCTACAAGAAGGGTGATATTGTTGATATCAag GGTACAGGCACAATCCAGAAAGGTATGCCACACAAGTGCTACCATGGCAAGACTGGTCGGATCTACAATGTCACACAGCATGCTGTTGGAATAATTGTCAACAAACAAGTCAA AGGTAAGATACTTGCCAAGAGAATCAATGTCCGTGTAGAGCACATCCGCCACTCAAAGAGCAGAGACAGTTTCCTGCAACGCGTGAAGGAAAACgagaggaagaaaaaggaagcCAAGGAGAACGGCACCTGGGTGGAGCTTAAACGTCAG CCAGCCCAACCAAGTGAAGCTCACTTTGTCCGAACATTTGGAAAGGAACCCGAGCTCCTTGAGCCAATTCCATATGAGTTTATGGCATAA